The Cytobacillus sp. NJ13 sequence AGCATGCAGTGGTAACAGCTGTAGCAAGAGATGACTTAAAGGACGGCGGTGCTGCTGTTTTCGCAGAAACGGTCCGTGCCATCAGAAGAAAAAGCCCATTTACTACGATTGAAGTATTGCCTTCAGACATGGGCGGTGTGTATGATAACCTGAAAATGCTTATGGATGCCCGACCAGATATTCTTAACCACAACATCGAAACAGTCGAGCGCCTGACTCCAAGAGTAAGAGCGCGTGCAAAATATAAGCGCTCTCTTGAATTTTTAAAGCGTGCAAAAGAGATGCAGCCAGATATCCCTACAAAATCCAGCTTGATGATCGGGCTTGGCGAAACAAAAGAGGAAATAATTGCGGTAATGGATGACCTGCGTGCTCACGATGTTGACATTATGACAATAGGGCAGTATCTGCAGCCATCCAAAAAACATCTTAAGGTTTTGAAATACTATTCACCTGAAGAATTCCAGGAGCTAAAGGACATTGCAATGAGCAAAGGATTCAGCCATTGTGAAGCAGGTCCACTTGTCCGCTCTTCCTACCATGCAGATGAGCAGGTAAATGCGGCAGCTAAACAAAAGCAGCTTATGGGAGAAAAGGAAATCCAGCAAGCATAAAAAATGAAAAAGAGTTCAGCGCCATCGCTGGACTCTTTTTTTCAGTATTAAACTTTAAACGTCGATTACTGTCTAGCGCAAGCAGGCTTCCTCCTCGAGGTATCTTGGGCGGGCAAGGCGCTTCCGCTTTTCTTTGTTAACGGTTTCCTGCTTTTTTGACGGTTTCTCCAAGGTCATCTTTATCCATATCATCA is a genomic window containing:
- the lipA gene encoding lipoyl synthase, giving the protein MGKKEEYLRKPEWLKIKLNTNENYTGLKKMMREKNLHTVCEEAKCPNIHECWAVRRTATFMILGDVCTRACRFCAVKTGLPTELDLQEPERVADSVALMNLKHAVVTAVARDDLKDGGAAVFAETVRAIRRKSPFTTIEVLPSDMGGVYDNLKMLMDARPDILNHNIETVERLTPRVRARAKYKRSLEFLKRAKEMQPDIPTKSSLMIGLGETKEEIIAVMDDLRAHDVDIMTIGQYLQPSKKHLKVLKYYSPEEFQELKDIAMSKGFSHCEAGPLVRSSYHADEQVNAAAKQKQLMGEKEIQQA